A genome region from Erigeron canadensis isolate Cc75 chromosome 3, C_canadensis_v1, whole genome shotgun sequence includes the following:
- the LOC122592795 gene encoding probably inactive leucine-rich repeat receptor-like protein kinase At5g06940: MASHCTLSLSLKLTFILIFITINPSSSLTLTSEVDTLLTFKSTINDPMNHLSSWSKTTTTHYCNWTGVICTTTTNTISSLTLQNLNLSGEISPSICQLNNLVTLNLADNFFNQPIPLHLSQCESLNTLNLSSNLIWGTIPDQISEFKLLKFLDLSKNHIEGKIPDGVGSLVNLELLNLGNNLLSGNVPNVLGNLTNLVVLDLSLNPFMESEISSDIGKLMNLEKLLLQRSGFYGEIPSSISELKSLTFVDFSQNNLTGVLPSRFGKKLVSFDVSQNNLFGFFPTGICESNELRSVSLHTNFFNGTLVNTSVANCLNLERLELQNNRFHGDFPNNLWSLPKIKVIRAENNRFSGEIPDSISIASQLEQVQIDNNSFISKIPHGLGMVKSLYRFSASLNGLYGELPPNFCDSPVMSIINFSHNYIEGEIPELKECKKLVSLSLADNSFVGKIPESLGDLPVLTYLDLSHNNLTGEIPLELQNLKLALFNVSFNRLSGQVPSSLILGLPALYIQGNPELCGPGLSSSCPNRGSSRKLGISKLTCALVSLALIAGILSLALGFFIVRRSSIQKSETGNWKSVFFYPLRVTEHDLIIAMDEKAARGSYGAFGRVYIVNLPSNELIAVKKMPTLRNQSFRSLKTEVKTMAKIRHKNIARILGFCHSDDSIFLIYECMEKGSLGDMINTGNFQLAWSFRLKIAIGIAQGLAYLHRDYVPHLLHRDVKSRNVLLDTEFEPKLTDFSLDRIVGENAFQSSMASKASCYMAPEFGYNKKATEQMDTYGFGVILLELVSGRAAEPTESSEESVDILKWVRRKVNISNGSVQVLDPKISNSCQQEALGMLEIALHCTSVMPEKRPSMYEVVAALQSLGSKTRFPSHDLAV, from the exons ATGGCTTCTCACTGCACACTCTCACTTTCACTCAAACTCACATTCATTCTCATCTTCATAACCATTAATCCATCTTCATCATTAACTCTAACTTCAGAAGTAGACACTTTGTTAACATTTAAGTCCACTATTAATGACCCAATGAACCATCTTTCATCATGGTCCAAAACCACCACAACTCACTATTGTAACTGGACTGGGGTCATTTGCACCACAACCACAAATACTATCTCATCTTTGACCCTTCAAAACCTTAATCTTTCAGGTGAAATCTCACCATCTATTTGTCAACTCAACAATCTTGTCACACTTAACTTGGCTGATAACTTTTTTAACCAACCTATTCCTTTACATCTTTCTCAATGTGAGTCTTTGAACACTTTGAATTTAAGTAGTAATCTCATTTGGGGCACAATCCCTGATCAGATTTCTGAGtttaaattgttaaagtttCTTGATTTAAGTAAAAACCATATTGAAGGAAAGATCCCAGATGGGGTTGGCTCATTAGTCAATCTTGAACTACTTAATCTTGGTAACAATTTGTTATCAGGAAATGTGCCAAATGTTCTTGGAAATCTTACTAATTTGGTTGTTCTTGATTTGTCACTAAATCCATTTATGGAAAGTGAGATTTCTAGTGATATTGGGAAGCTTATGAACCTTGAGAAACTTTTGTTGCAAAGATCTGGTTTTTATGGTGAAATACCAAGCTCCATAAGTGAACtaaaaagtttgacttttgttgacttctCTCAGAACAATCTTACAGGTGTTTTGCCTTCAAGATTTGGTAAAAAGTTGGTATCTTTTGATGTGTCACAGAATaatctttttgggtttttcCCAACTGGGATTTGTGAATCAAATGAGCTTAGAAGTGTTAGTCTCCATACTAACTTTTTTAATGGAACATTAGTCAATACTTCTGTTGCTAATTGTTTGAATCTTGAGAGGTTAGAGCTACAAAACAATAGGTTTCATGGAGATTTCCCAAATAACTTATGGTCATTGCCTAAGATTAAAGTTATTAGAGCCGAAAACAATAGGTTTTCGGGTGAAATTCCTGACTCGATATCGATAGCTTCTCAACTAGAACAAGTTCAAATAGATAACAATAGTTTCATTAGTAAAATCCCTCATGGTCTTGGCATGGTTAAAAGCTTATACAGATTTTCTGCCTCACTTAATGGTTTATATGGCGAGCTTCCACCGAACTTTTGTGATTCGCCTGTAATGAGTATCATCAACTTTTCACACAATTACATTGAAGGAGAAATCCCAGAGCTAAAAGAGTGTAAAAAGTTAGTTTCTTTATCTTTGGCAGATAACAGTTTTGTAGGTAAAATTCCAGAGTCATTAGGAGATTTGCCTGTATTAACTTACCTTGATCTTTCTCATAATAACCTTACTGGAGAAATCCCACTTGAGcttcaaaatttgaaacttGCCCTTTTTAATGTGTCTTTCAATAGGCTATCTGGTCAAGTTCCCTCTTCGTTAATCTTGGGTCTTCCTGCCTTATACATACAAGGAAATCCTGAGCTGTGTGGGCCCGGATTGTCTAGTTCGTGTCCCAACCGTGGCTCTAGTCGCAAATTAGGTATATCAAAACTAACTTGTGCATTGGTCTCTTTAGCTTTAATAGCTGGGATACTGAGTTTGGCACTTGGATTTTTCATTGTTCGTAGATCTTCAATCCAAAAATCTGAAACGGGTAACTGGAAATCTGTTTTCTTTTACCCGCTTAGAGTTACTGAACATGATTTGATCATTGCGATGGATGAAAAAGCCGCTAGAGGTAGTTATGGAGCTTTTGGTAGAGTTTACATTGTAAATTTGCCTAGTAATGAGCTCATAGCTGTGAAAAAGATGCCAACTTTAAGAAATCAATCTTTCAGAAGTTTGAAAACTGAAGTGAAGACTATGGCGAAAATAAGACACAAAAACATAGCTAGAATCTTGGGATTTTGCCATTCAGATGATtcaatctttttgatctatgaATGTATGGAAAAAGGAAGTCTTGGTGATATGATCAACACAGGGAATTTTCAATTGGCTTGGAGTTTTCGTTTAAAAATTGCCATTGGAATTGCTCAAGGATTGGCTTATCTTCACAGAGATTATGTTCCTCATTTGCTTCACAGAGATGTTAAATCGAGAAACGTTCTTTTGGACACAGAATTTGAGCCCAAGCTTACGGATTTTTCATTGGATCGGATTGTAGGTGAAAATGCATTCCAATCCTCCATGGCTTCAAAAGCTTCGTGTTACATGGCACCAG AGTTTGGGTACAACAAAAAGGCAACAGAACAAATGGACACATATGGGTTTGGTGTTATCTTACTAGAGCTGGTATCAGGCCGAGCAGCAGAGCCAACGGAGTCAAGTGAAGAGTCTGTCGATATATTGAAATGGGTCAGAAGGAAAGTTAACATAAGTAACGGGTCAGTTCAAGTTCTTGACCCAAAAATCTCAAACTCATGCCAACAAGAAGCTTTAGGAATGCTTGAAATTGCTTTACATTGCACGTCAGTTATGCCAGAAAAACGACCTTCTATGTATGAAGTGGTGGCTGCTCTTCAGTCCCTTGGCTCAAAGACTCGTTTTCCTAGTCATGATTTGGCGGTTTGA
- the LOC122594118 gene encoding uncharacterized protein LOC122594118 encodes MSSVKQMDKKRSPTNNQTKRPARVESRQTKLQQEKGSKTVKPKEPNKKVLPARAKSSIVVSDRKKNTKVDEVYEKLFVDQTDKVSTDLYKDPNDEKEESDSETVTDSVSSSGDSRATDHDLHNLQINTSPNISEKINQDSKYLKVHPKPPSTPSSISSEGFDDQDSGESKEVDIFNGALNGIVRSVGSDGETFHSDENTEREAKESLDLTVLQMKMRIEKLEDELREVAALEISLYSAVQEHGRSLHTVHIPAHRLSKLYIHMGKNFSQEKSASIGRNIVSGLVMISSSCGNDVPRLTFWWSNVIVLREIISQAFESQETTFISELEKVESGIFSQIVESIWQQTLMPYMLKNEKTEKLLEPISDGQQQSNFSIDLWLNAFGGAFNRICPVRAGGNECGCLPVLAKMVMQQCAARLDVSMFNCILRKSEHEVQTDSVSDPITESRVLPIPAEDLSFGSGAQLKKAVGNWSKFITDKLSLGTDQAANEDNARIGEQKWFNLLNSLSHLLMVPKDMLMDKSIRAEVCPSISLSLLKQVLSSFTSDEFCPDPVPDTVLEAVKTELINESRLSEDNSSSFPCAAPTIIYLPPSSIDVGKQVYEEVKELDSSTTFMTEKQPAANGNASSVSANIRFKLLHEVWSS; translated from the exons ATGTCAAGTGTAAAGCAGATGGATAAAAAGAGAAGTCCTACAAATAATCAGACAAAACGTCCTGCAAGGGTCGAAAGCAGACAGACTAAGTTGCAACAAGAAAAGGGAAGCAAAACTGTAAAACCAAAGGAaccaaataaaaaagttttgcCTGCTAGAGCTAAGTCAAGTATTGTGGTGAGTGACAGAAAGAAGAATACAAAAGTCGATGAAGTTTATGAGAAATTATTTGTAGACCAGACAGATAAAGTCTCTACAGATTTGTATAAGGACCCAAATGATGAGAAAGAAGAATCTGACTCGGAGACAGTGACTGATTCTGTATCTTCCAGTGGTGATTCACGGGCTACTGATCACGACTTGCATAACTTACAAATTAACACATCACCTAATATTTCAGAGAAAATCAATCAGGACTCAAAGTATTTAAAGGTTCATCCCAAACCACCATCGACTCCTTCATCTATATCGTCTGAAGGTTTTGATGACCAAGATTCCGGAGAATCAAAGGAAGTGGATATCTTTAATGGGGCCTTGAATGGGATAGTAAGAAGTGTTGGAAGTGACGGTGAAACATTTCATAGTGATGAAAACACTGAACGCGAAGCAAAAGAATCTTTAGATCTAACGGTTTTACAAATGAAAATGAGAATTGAGAAACTTGAAGACGAGTTAAGAGAAGTTGCTGCTCTTGAAATTTCTCTCTACTCTGCAGTCCAAGAGCATGGCAGGTCACTACATACAGTGCACATACCTGCTCACCGCCTTTCTAAACTGTACATTCATATGGGGAAAAACTTTTCTCAAGAAAAGAGTGCTTCCATTGGGAGGAATATTGTATCAGGGCTTGTTATGATTTCTAGTTCTTGTGGTAATGATGTCCCAAG GTTGACTTTCTGGTGGTCAAACGTGATTGTACTGAGGGAAATAATTAGCCAAGCATTTGAATCTCAAGAAACAACCTTTATATCTGAACTTGAGAAAGTAGAGTCAGGGATCTTTTCACAAATCGTCGAGTCTATATGGCAGCAG ACCTTGATGCcttacatgcttaaaaatgaaaaaactgaAAAGTTACTTGAACCTATTTCGGATGGCCAGCAACAAAGCAACTTTTCCATTGACCTATGGCTAAATGCTTTCGGTGGTGCTTTCAATAGAATTTGTCCTGTTCGTGCAGGGGGTAACGAATGTGGTTGCCTTCCAGTGTTGGCAAAAATg GTAATGCAACAGTGTGCTGCAAGACTTGATGTATCCATGTTCAATTGCATTCTTCGCAAATCTGAACATGAAGTTCAAACGGATTCGGTATCAGATCCTATCACTGAATCCAGAGTTCTGCCTATTCCAGCTGAGGATCTAAGCTTTGGTTCAGGGGCACAACTCAAAAAAGCG GTTGGCAACTGGTCTAAATTTATTACTGATAAGTTGTCATTGGGCACCGACCAGGCTGCTAATGAAGACAATGCTAGAATCGGTGAACAAAAATGGTTCAATCTTCTAAATTCACTAAGTCATCTTCTAATGGTACCAAAGGATATGCTTATGGACAAATCAATTAGAGCCGAG GTATGTCCATCAATAAGTCTTTCGTTGCTCAAGCAAGTACTCTCCAGTTTCACTTCAGATGAATTCTGTCCAGATCCAGTTCCCGACACTGTTTTGGAGGCAGTAAAGACAGAG TTAATCAATGAAAGTAGATTATCGGAAGACAATTCCAGCAGCTTTCCTTGTGCAGCTCCAACAATCATCTATTTACCACCTTCCTCTATAGATGTTGGTAAGCAAGTTTATGAGGAAGTTAAAGAGTTGGATTCCTCTACAACCTTTATGACCGAAAAACAGCCTGCAGCAAATGGAAATGCGAGTTCTGTTAGTGCAAATATAAGATTCAAACTTCTTCATGAGGTTTGGTCATCATGA
- the LOC122592797 gene encoding pentatricopeptide repeat-containing protein At2g17525, mitochondrial, whose amino-acid sequence MMLNLLNCSKNLQRSICSSSSSSSSITHEQISHLILDRKSPNEALETFKWASKLPHFTHTQSTYRALVHKLCTFRRFDSVHQLFDEMPSSIGSPPNEDIFITYVNGLGKARMFKQVINVVDLVSKFKLTPTLKIYNAVLDVLVKEDIDIARGFYRKKMMGCGDMFTFGILMKGLCLTNRVSDAFKLLQTIKKKGMTPNTVIYNTLLHALCKNGKLGLGRARSLMNEIVDPNSVTFNILITAYCKQDNLVQALVMLEKCFRVGFVPDVITVTKVMEILCNKDRPMEAHAVLQRMEKNGGKIDVVAYNTLIKGLCKMKKPKAARRFLKEMELKGCLPNIDTYNSLISGFCELGLLDTALDMFDEMKTAGISWTFTTYDILIHGLCSRGRVEDGYKILELMEETRSSSISRHISPYNSIIYGLYKANRIDEAREFLTKMETNFPRAIDKTLQILALCEDGKIQNAKKIYDEMIQQGINPSILVYVTLIRGLCQENLVKEAFEMMDKMLKLGYVPDASTLNALVNALCEEDKLGSAMKFLEDMVGRGCATDSDSYSPLICVVCKRGDIHKGLMLLNEMVERGHVPNYVVWNSLVNGFAREFSWFKGKHLYLVNDMLDWILET is encoded by the coding sequence atgaTGCTAAATTTGTTAAATTGCTCCAAGAATCTGCAGAGATCAATATGTAGCAGTAGTAGTAGTAGCAGCAGCATCACCCATGAACAAATTTCCCACCTAATATTAGATCGTAAATCACCAAACGAAGCTCTTGAGACCTTCAAATGGGCATCAAAACTTCCCCATTTTACCCACACCCAATCCACTTACAGAGCTCTAGTCCACAAGTTATGTACTTTTCGACGTTTTGATTCCGTCCACcaactgtttgatgaaatgcctagCTCAATTGGGTCACCCCCAAATGAAGATATTTTTATCACATATGTCAATGGGTTAGGAAAAGCCCGAATGTTTAAACAGGTGATTAATGTTGTTGACTTGGTTTCGAAATTTAAGCTGACACCCACTTTGAAAATCTATAATGCAGTACTAGATGTTCTTGTTAAAGAAGATATTGATATAGCTAGGGGTTTCTATAGAAAAAAGATGATGGGTTGTGGTGATATGTTTACTTTCGGAATATTGATGAAAGGACTTTGCTTGACGAATCGTGTATCTGATGCTTTTAAGCTTTTGCAGACGATCAAGAAAAAGGGTATGACGCCGAACACTGTAATATATAACACGTTGCTTCATGCTCTTTGTAAGAATGGGAAACTTGGATTAGGGAGGGCTAGAAGTTTGATGAATGAGATAGTTGATCCTAATAGTGTTACGTTTAATATTCTAATAACCGCGTATTGTAAACAAGATAATTTAGTGCAAGCACTTGTGATGTTAGAAAAGTGTTTTCGTGTTGGGTTTGTGCCTGATGTGATTACCGTTACTAAGGTGATGGAAATTCTATGTAACAAGGATCGTCCAATGGAAGCACATGCTGTTTTACAGAGAATGGAGAAGAATGGTGGTAAGATCGATGTGGTGGCttataacactttgattaaaggcttgtgtaaaatgaaaaaaccaaaGGCTGCACGACGGTTTTTAAAGGAGATGGAGTTGAAGGGATGCCTTCCAAATATAGACACTTATAATTCGTTGATATCTGGCTTTTGTGAGTTGGGTTTGTTAGATACGGctcttgatatgtttgatgagATGAAGACGGCTGGGATCAGCTGGACTTTCACTACATATGATATATTGATCCATGGATTGTGTTCACGGGGAAGGGTAGAAGATGGGTATAAAATTTTGGAACTGATGGAAGAGACCAGGAGTAGTTCAATAAGCCGTCATATAAGCCCTTATAATAGCATTATATATGGTTTGTATAAAGCAAACCGTATTGATGAGGCTCGTGAGTTCCTAACAAAGATGGAAACGAATTTTCCCAGAGCCATTGATAAAACCTTACAGATATTAGCACTTTGTGAAGATGGTAAAATACAAAACGCGAAGAAGATATATGATGAAATGATACAGCAAGGTATCAACCCGAGCATTCTTGTTTATGTAACTTTAATTCGCGGGCTTTGTCAAGAAAACTTGGTAAAAGAAGCATTTGAGATGATGGATAAGATGTTAAAATTGGGTTATGTTCCTGATGCATCGACACTAAATGCTTTAGTTAACGCACTCTGCGAAGAGGATAAACTAGGGAGTGCAATGAAGTTTCTTGAGGATATGGTCGGAAGAGGTTGTGCGACTGATTCGGATAGTTATAGTCCTTTAATATGTGTAGTCTGCAAGAGAGGAGATATCCACAAGGGCTTGATGCTCCTTAATGAAATGGTGGAAAGAGGTCATGTTCCTAACTATGTTGTATGGAATTCTTTAGTTAATGGTTTTGCTAGAGAATTTTCGTGGTTTAAAGGCAAGCATTTGTATCTAGTCAATGATATGTTAGACTGGATCcttgaaacatga